The following are encoded in a window of Anoplopoma fimbria isolate UVic2021 breed Golden Eagle Sablefish chromosome 3, Afim_UVic_2022, whole genome shotgun sequence genomic DNA:
- the npc1 gene encoding LOW QUALITY PROTEIN: NPC intracellular cholesterol transporter 1 (The sequence of the model RefSeq protein was modified relative to this genomic sequence to represent the inferred CDS: inserted 1 base in 1 codon), with the protein MGVLPGGNLLCTLLFIILLSEGPARWVEAQHCVWYGECGESEKVPGKKYNCNYTGPPKPLDPTGYDLLTELCPGYDYENRSLCCDVNQLQTLKGSLQLPLQFLSRCPACFFNLMNLFCELTCSPHQSQFMNSTKFMNTTKFNESNVEEVQYYIGSTFANAMYNACKDVQAPSSNVPALSLLCGKDAKDCNATNWIQYMFDINNGQTPFSITPIFSDVPVSGYTPMNNHTYACTEGLEDGSGPCSCQDCTKACGPKPVPPPXPPPWTILGMDAMTVIMWISYTAFLLIFIGAVLGVWCYRKRTIMSEYGPILDSNNPLSLNGDNPDQVNASCCETLGERFENALRILFSSWGSFCVRHPSLVLLGSLIVVVSSSGGLFYMRITTDPVALWSSPTSQARQEKDYFDSHFGPFFRTAQLIITTPLKKPFLYSPYFGGADVPFGAILDKDILDQVLDLQLGIEGIVATYEDQNVTLEDVCLAPLAPYNNNCTILSVLNYFQNSHAVLNHSIGDEFYVYADFHSHFLYCVSAPASLNDTTLLHDPCLATYGGPVFPWLALGGYDETNYNNATALVITFPLNNYLNDSVRLGKAMAWENEFIKFMKNYKHPNLTIAFSSERSIEDEIYRESSSDISTISVSYAIMFIYISLALGHINSFSRLMVDSKISLGIAGILIVLSSVSSSLGIFSYCGIPLTLIVIEVIPFLVLAVGVDNIFIIVQTYQRDERMPQEELHQQIGRILGDVAPSMFLSSFSETVAFFLGALSNMPAVRTFSMFAGLAVFIDFLLQISCFVSLLGLDARRQEANRLDIFCCAKLPEGQETKTESLLFRFFKKIFAPFILKEWVRPIIVAVFVGMLSFSIAVVNKVEIGLDQKLSMPDDSFVLDYFKNLSMYLHTGAPVYFVVEDGLNYSSVEGQNAVCGGVGCNNDSLVQQVYSASLISNYTTIAFTPSSWLDDYFDWVKPQSSCCRYYNSSGTFCNASVVNTSCVHCRPMTPSGKQRPEGEDFMQFLPMFLSDNPNIKCGKGGHAAYATAVDLYPNNIGVGATYFMTYHTILKESPDFIEALKMARILANNITQTMGHKVFAYSIFYVFYEQYLTIAYDTALNLGVSLAAIFVVSTVLLGFELWSAVLVSITIGMILVNMFGVMWLWSISLNAVSLVNLVMCCGISVEFCSHIVRAFSISVKKNRVERAEEALAHMGSSVFSGITLTKFGGILILALSKSQIFQVFYFRMYLAMVLLGATHGLIFLPVLLSYIGPSANKAKVFAANKRLAGTERERLLNY; encoded by the exons ATGGGAGTCCTACCGGGGGGAAACCTTTTATGTACACTTCTCTTTATTATCCTCCTGTCAGAGGGGCCTGCTCGATGG GTTGAGGCACAGCACTGTGTGTGGTATGGTGAGTGTGGGGAGTCGGAAAAGGTGCCTGGAAAGAAGTACAACTGCAACTACACTGGTCCTCCCAAGCCGCTAGACCCTACAGGTTACGACCTTCTCACG GAGCTTTGTCCTGGATATGACTATGAAAACCGAAGCCTCTGCTGTGATGTCAACCAGTTGCAGACTCTCAAAGGGAGTCTCCAGCTGCCCCTTCAGTTCCTGTCTCG GTGTCCCGCCTGTTTCTTCAACCTGATGAACCTCTTCTGTGAGCTGACATGCAGCCCCCACCAGAGTCAGTTCATGAATTCCACCAAGTTCATGAACACCACCAAGTTCAACGAGAGCAATGTCGAGGAGGTGCAGTACTACATTGGAAGCACATTTGCCAATG ccATGTACAATGCCTGCAAGGACGTCCAGGCACCATCCAGCAACGTTCCGGCCTTATCTCTGCTGTGTGGGAAGGATGCAAAGGACTGCAATGCTACCAACTGGATCCAGTATATGTTCGATATTAACAATGGACAGACTCCTTTTTCTATCACCCCCATATTCTCAG ATGTCCCGGTGTCAGGTTACACTCCCATGAACAACCACACATATGCCTGTACAGAGGGCCTGGAGGACGGTTCAGGTCCCTGCTCCTGTCAGGACTGCACAAAGGCCTGTGGCCCCAAACCTgtgcctcccc ctccccctccctggACGATCCTCGGTATGGATGCCATGACTGTCATTATGTGGATCTCTTACACAGCCTTCCTGCTTATCTTCATTGGAGCTGTACTGGGAGTTTGGTGTTACAg GAAGAGGACCATCATGTCTGAGTATGGCCCCATATTGGACAGCAATAACCCACTGTCTCTCAATGGTGATAATCCTGACCAAG TAAATGCATCGTGCTGTGAAACACTGGGGGAACGCTTCGAGAATGCCCTGCGGATCCTCTTCAGTTCCTGGGGTTCCTTCTGCGTGCGGCATCCCTCCCTGGTCCTACTAGGCAGCCTGATAGTGGTGGTCTCCTCCTCTGGGGGCCTCTTTTACATGCGCATCACCACCGACCCTGTTGCGCTGTGGTCCTCTCCCACTAGCCAGGCTCGTCAAGAGAAGGACTACTTTGACAGCCACTTCGGACCCTTTTTTAGAACTGCGCAGCTCATTATAACCACCCCACTCAAGAAACCCTTTCTTTACTCCCCATACTTTGGAGGAGCAGATGTCCCTTttggagccatcctggacaaagACATCCTGGACCAG GTGCTGGATCTTCAGCTTGGCATTGAAGGCATTGTAGCGACATACGAGGACCAAAATGTCACCTTGGAGGACGTCTGCCTGGCTCCACTGGCTCCTTACAATAACAACTGTACCATCTTGAGTGTACTCAACTACTTCCAGAACAGCCATGCTGTGCTGAACCACAGCATAGGAGACGAGTTCTATGTTTATGCAGACTTTCACAGCCACTTCCTCTACTGTGTCAG TGCACCAGCATCCCTCAACGACACCACTCTCCTCCATGACCCTTGTCTAGCCACCTACGGTGGCCCCGTCTTCCCTTGGCTGGCCCTCGGGGGTTACGATG AAACCAACTACAACAATGCCACTGCTCTAGTGATCACCTTCCCACTCAACAACTACCTGAACGACTCCGTCAGACTGGGCAAAGCTATGGCGTGGGAGAACGA attcaTCAAGTTCATGAAGAACTACAAACATCCTAACCTGACAATAGCCTTTAGTTCTGAGAGGAGTATTGAAGATGAAATCTacagagagagcagcagtgacATCAGTACTATATCAGTCAGCTATGCCATTATGTTCATCTACATCTCCCTGGCCCTGGGCCACATCAACAGCTTCAGCAGACTGATG GTGGACTCTAAGATTTCTCTGGGTATAGCAGGTATCCTGATCGTGCTCAGCTCGGTGTCCTCCTCACTGGGGATCTTCAGCTATTGTGGCATTCCCCTCACCCTCATTGTGATCGAGGTCATTCCTTTCCTGGTGCTGGCTGTTGGGGTGGACAACATCTTTATTATAGTGCAGACATATCAG AGGGATGAGCGGATGCCCCAGGAGGAACTTCACCAGCAGATTGGTCGTATTCTTGGAGACGTAGCCCCCAGCatgttcctctcctccttctcagagACTGTCGCCTTTTTCCTGG GAGCTCTGTCCAACATGCCCGCAGTGAGGACTTTCTCTATGTTTGCTGGCTTGGCCGTTTTCATTGATTTCCTGTTGCAGATCAGTTGCTTTGTCAGCTTGCTGGGCTTGGACGCCAGGAGACAGGAG GCGAATCGACTCGACATCTTTTGCTGTGCGAAGCTGCCGGAAGGTcaggaaacaaagacagagagttTGCTCTTCCGTTTTTTCAAGAAAATCTTTGCCCCATTCATCCTCAAAGAGTGGGTGCGACCAATCATA GTGGCAGTGTTTGTGGGAATGCTCTCCTTCAGCATTGCTGTGGTGAATAAAGTAGAGATCGGACTGGACCAGAAACTCTCCATGCCTGAc GACTCGTTTGTGCTGGACTACTTTAAGAACCTGAGCATGTATCTCCACACCGGAGCTCCAGTGTACTTTGTGGTAGAGGACGGCCTGAACTACAGTAGTGTAGAGGGCCAGAACGCTGTGTGTGGAGGAGTCGGCTGCAACAACGACTCTCTAGTCCAGCAGGTCTACTCCGCCTCACTCATCAGCAACTA CACAACCATTGCCTTCACTCCGTCCTCCTGGCTTGATGACTACTTTGACTGGGTGAAGCCGCAGTCCAGCTGCTGTCGATACTACAACAGCAGCGGGACTTTCTGCAATGCCTCTG TGGTAAATACCTCCTGTGTACACTGTCGGCCCATGACTCCCAGTGGAAAGCAGAGGCCAGAAGGAGAAGACTTCATGCAGTTTCTACCCATGTTCCTGTCAGACAATCCAAACATCAAGTGTGGAAAAGG CGGCCATGCGGCTTATGCCACAGCAGTTGACCTGTATCCCAACAACATCGGGGTCGGGGCCACGTACTTCATGACTTACCACACCATCCTGAAAGAATCCCCAGATTTCATAGAAGCTCTAAAAATGGCCCGAATCCTGGCCAATAACATCACTCAGACCATGGGACACAAAGTGTTTGCCTATAG CATCTTCTACGTGTTTTACGAGCAGTACCTCACCATTGCGTACGACACAGCTCTGAACTTGGGCGTGTCACTGGCAGCCATATTTGTAGTGTCCACGGTGTTGCTGGGCTTCGAGCTGTGGTCAGCTGTGCTCGTCAGCATTACCATCGGCATGATCCTGGTCAACATGTTCGGCGTCATGTGGCTGTGGAGCATCAGCCTCAATGCAGTATCCCTAGTGAACCTGGTCATG TGCTGCGGTATCTCGGTGGAGTTTTGCAGCCATATTGTGAGAGCTTTTTCCATCAGTGTGAAGAAGAACAGAGTGGAACGGGCTGAGGAGGCCCTGGCTCACATGGGCAGCTCT GTGTTCAGTGGGATCACATTAACAAAGTTTGGAGGAATCCTAATCCTGGCTCTTTCCAAGTCGCAGATCTTCCAGGTCTTCTACTTTAGGATGTACTTGGCCATGGTGCTGCTGGGGGCCACGCACGGCCTCATCTTCCTACCTGTGTTGCTCAGTTATATCG gtCCGTCAGCGAACAAAGCAAAAGTGTTTGCTGCTAACAAGCGCCTTGCTGGTACAGAAAGGGAGCGCCTCCTCAACTACTAA